From one Micromonospora siamensis genomic stretch:
- a CDS encoding sulfite oxidase-like oxidoreductase codes for MSPGFQGRPRSAEPALPPGQYLTEDFPVLSAGPTPKVPLETWEFVITTENGDERRWSWAELMALPQETAEVDLHCVTRWSKLHTSWQGVSLDTLLDGVDTDAHYALAHSYGGYTTNLPLDDLRGGRAWVAHTFDGAPLHPEHGGPARLLVPHLYLWKSAKWVRGIKLKTMDQPGFWETAGYHDYGDPWREQRYQGD; via the coding sequence GTGTCTCCGGGATTCCAGGGGCGGCCGCGTTCGGCCGAACCGGCACTGCCGCCCGGGCAGTACCTGACCGAGGACTTCCCGGTGCTCTCCGCCGGCCCGACACCGAAGGTGCCGCTGGAGACCTGGGAGTTCGTCATCACCACCGAGAACGGCGACGAGCGTCGCTGGTCCTGGGCGGAGCTGATGGCCCTGCCCCAGGAGACGGCCGAGGTCGACCTCCACTGCGTCACCCGGTGGTCCAAGCTGCACACCAGCTGGCAGGGCGTCTCCCTGGACACGCTGCTCGACGGCGTCGACACCGACGCCCACTACGCCCTCGCCCACTCCTACGGCGGGTACACCACCAACCTGCCGCTGGACGACCTGCGCGGCGGGCGGGCCTGGGTGGCGCACACCTTCGACGGCGCCCCGCTGCACCCCGAGCACGGCGGCCCGGCGCGGCTGCTGGTGCCGCACCTGTACCTCTGGAAGTCCGCCAAGTGGGTCCGCGGCATCAAGCTGAAGACCATGGACCAGCCCGGCTTCTGGGAGACCGCCGGTTACCACGACTACGGCGACCCCTGGCGCGAGCAGCGCTACCAGGGTGACTGA
- a CDS encoding ferredoxin reductase — protein MTAAASGSRAAAPLTWRVARLVERRVETATAQTLVLEVPGWPGHLPGQHVDVRLTAPDGYQAARSYSLAGPAEGERIALTVQKVPDGEVSPYLTDVWATGDPVEVRGPVGGWFVWRPEEKAPVLLVAGGSGIVPLMAMLRARRAAGNRSAFRLVYSVRTPDDVIYAEELRRRARDDHGLDVAYVWTRAAPDGWRGEPHRIGLADLNTHGWPADLEPLCYVCGPTGFVETAADLLVGLGHQSRRIRTERFGPTG, from the coding sequence GTGACCGCCGCCGCGTCGGGCAGCCGGGCCGCCGCCCCCCTGACCTGGCGGGTGGCCCGCCTCGTCGAGCGCCGGGTGGAGACGGCGACGGCCCAGACCCTGGTGCTGGAGGTGCCGGGCTGGCCCGGCCACCTGCCGGGGCAGCACGTCGACGTGCGGCTCACCGCCCCCGACGGCTACCAGGCCGCCCGCTCGTACTCGCTGGCCGGGCCGGCCGAGGGGGAGCGGATCGCGCTGACCGTGCAGAAGGTGCCCGACGGTGAGGTCTCGCCGTACCTCACCGACGTCTGGGCCACCGGCGACCCGGTGGAGGTACGCGGCCCGGTGGGCGGCTGGTTCGTCTGGCGGCCGGAGGAGAAGGCGCCGGTTCTGCTGGTGGCCGGCGGCTCCGGCATCGTGCCGCTGATGGCCATGCTGCGGGCCCGGCGCGCGGCCGGCAACCGGTCCGCGTTCCGGCTGGTCTATTCGGTCCGCACCCCCGACGACGTGATCTACGCCGAGGAGCTGCGCCGCCGGGCCCGCGACGACCACGGCCTGGACGTCGCGTACGTCTGGACCCGGGCCGCGCCGGACGGCTGGCGGGGTGAGCCGCACCGGATCGGGCTGGCCGACCTGAACACCCACGGCTGGCCGGCCGACCTGGAGCCGCTCTGCTATGTCTGCGGGCCGACCGGTTTCGTGGAGACGGCAGCGGACCTGCTGGTCGGGCTGGGTCACCAGTCCCGGCGGATCCGCACCGAACGGTTCGGCCCCACCGGGTGA
- a CDS encoding DUF6510 family protein: MTDMSYLDGNMLDGPLRELFAVDLSSATGRCESCGMVGPMAGLHVFSHAPGLVGRCPNCTEVMLRLVRSPDRAWLDLRGATFLQVPMPLDQPHPRPL; the protein is encoded by the coding sequence ATGACCGACATGTCGTACCTGGACGGCAACATGCTCGACGGGCCGCTGCGCGAGCTCTTCGCGGTGGACCTGAGCAGCGCCACCGGCCGCTGCGAGTCCTGCGGGATGGTCGGCCCGATGGCCGGACTGCACGTCTTCTCGCACGCGCCCGGCCTGGTCGGACGTTGCCCGAACTGCACCGAGGTGATGCTGCGCCTGGTCCGCTCGCCCGACCGGGCCTGGCTGGACCTGCGCGGCGCCACCTTCCTCCAGGTGCCGATGCCCCTGGACCAGCCCCATCCCCGCCCGCTCTAG
- a CDS encoding carbohydrate kinase family protein, which produces MLTVLGEAVVDLAPSGGGDLFAAHPGGSPLNVAVGLARLGRPTAMLARFSRTAFGRRLRAHADTNKVDLTHAVADDRPATLAVVSLNPTGTAEYDFYLTGTADWQWTSDELVGLPAGTEVLHTGSLAVLLPPGADVVADLLAREHAAGRVLVSLDPNVRPAVLDDPAAARARLLALARYAHLVKASDEDLAWLLPGATVEQAAAHLIALGVRLVVVTRGAAGSYAVTADGVQRHHPARRVTVVDTVGAGDAFTAGLLDALVEVAAATPSAVGSLDAAGLDAVLEHATRVAAITCGRPGADPPHGQELAGLVDA; this is translated from the coding sequence GTGCTGACCGTGCTCGGCGAGGCCGTGGTGGACCTCGCCCCGTCCGGGGGTGGCGATCTGTTCGCCGCCCACCCCGGCGGCAGTCCGCTCAACGTGGCGGTCGGGCTGGCCCGGCTCGGCCGGCCCACCGCCATGCTGGCCCGGTTCTCCCGCACCGCGTTCGGCCGCCGGCTGCGCGCGCACGCGGACACCAACAAGGTCGACCTGACGCACGCCGTCGCCGACGACCGGCCGGCCACCCTGGCCGTGGTCTCCCTCAACCCCACCGGGACGGCGGAGTACGACTTCTACCTCACCGGGACGGCCGACTGGCAGTGGACCAGCGACGAACTGGTCGGGCTGCCGGCCGGCACCGAGGTGCTGCACACCGGCTCGCTGGCCGTACTGCTGCCGCCCGGGGCGGACGTGGTCGCCGACCTGCTGGCTCGGGAGCACGCGGCCGGGCGGGTGCTGGTCAGCCTCGACCCGAACGTCCGGCCGGCGGTGCTCGACGACCCGGCCGCTGCCCGGGCCCGGCTGCTCGCCCTGGCCCGGTACGCGCACCTGGTCAAGGCCAGCGACGAGGACCTGGCCTGGCTCCTGCCCGGCGCCACCGTGGAGCAGGCCGCCGCCCACCTGATCGCCCTCGGGGTACGCCTGGTCGTGGTGACCCGCGGCGCCGCCGGCTCGTACGCGGTCACGGCCGACGGAGTGCAGCGGCACCACCCGGCCCGGCGGGTGACCGTGGTGGACACCGTCGGGGCCGGCGACGCCTTCACCGCCGGCCTGCTCGACGCGCTGGTGGAGGTCGCGGCCGCAACGCCGTCGGCGGTGGGTTCACTCGACGCCGCCGGGCTGGACGCGGTGCTGGAACACGCGACCCGGGTCGCGGCGATCACCTGCGGGCGACCCGGCGCGGACCCGCCCCACGGGCAGGAGCTGGCCGGCCTCGTCGACGCCTGA
- a CDS encoding glycoside hydrolase family protein: MLRLPDAWIWDFWFAREGDTHHLFFLRASRALGDPDRRHFRASVGHAVSTDLRTWTQLADALVPADRPAFDDVATWTGSVLPGPDGRWHMFYTGAGSTERALVQRIGLATSTDLVTWERHPTSPVLTAAGRWYERFGDSTWQDEAWRDPWVFPDPEGDGWHMLITARANEGPVDDRGVIAHARSHDLVHWEAQPPVTTPGSGFGHLEVPQVEIVDGRPILIFSCLHDQLAERCRDARACGVWAVPGDSLLGPFDVTRAQRLTDDSLYSGRLVRDAAGEWQLLAFLNHDEQGRFVGELSDPIPVRVTADGTVLLGDAEPGTPYSVHGRRDVAPDPARAGARTRADDTTAAADSAPSTGTPADAVTAGA; the protein is encoded by the coding sequence GTGCTGCGACTCCCCGACGCCTGGATCTGGGACTTCTGGTTCGCCCGCGAGGGCGACACCCACCACCTGTTCTTCCTACGTGCCTCGCGGGCGCTCGGCGACCCGGACCGCCGGCACTTCCGGGCCAGCGTCGGGCACGCCGTCTCCACCGACCTGCGCACCTGGACACAGCTCGCGGACGCCCTGGTCCCCGCCGACCGGCCGGCCTTCGACGACGTGGCCACCTGGACCGGCTCGGTGCTGCCCGGGCCGGACGGCCGCTGGCACATGTTCTACACCGGCGCGGGCAGCACCGAACGGGCCCTGGTGCAGCGGATCGGACTGGCCACCTCCACTGACCTGGTCACCTGGGAGCGGCACCCGACCTCGCCGGTGCTCACCGCAGCCGGTCGCTGGTACGAGCGGTTCGGGGACTCCACCTGGCAGGACGAGGCGTGGCGCGATCCGTGGGTCTTCCCGGACCCGGAGGGCGACGGCTGGCACATGCTGATCACCGCCCGCGCCAACGAGGGACCGGTCGACGACCGTGGCGTCATCGCCCACGCCCGCTCGCACGACCTGGTGCACTGGGAGGCACAGCCGCCGGTGACCACGCCGGGCAGCGGCTTCGGTCACCTCGAGGTGCCCCAGGTGGAGATCGTCGACGGCCGGCCGATCCTGATCTTCTCCTGCCTGCACGACCAGCTCGCCGAGCGCTGCCGCGACGCCCGTGCCTGCGGCGTCTGGGCGGTCCCCGGCGACTCGCTGCTCGGCCCGTTCGACGTCACCCGGGCGCAGCGGCTCACCGACGACAGCCTCTACAGCGGCCGGCTGGTGCGTGACGCCGCCGGCGAGTGGCAGCTGCTGGCCTTCCTCAACCACGACGAGCAGGGCCGGTTCGTCGGCGAGCTGAGCGACCCGATCCCGGTGCGGGTCACCGCCGACGGCACGGTGCTGCTCGGCGACGCCGAGCCCGGCACCCCGTACTCGGTGCACGGCCGTCGCGACGTCGCCCCCGACCCGGCCCGGGCCGGCGCGCGGACCCGGGCCGACGACACCACGGCCGCCGCCGACAGCGCGCCCTCCACGGGTACGCCGGCCGACGCGGTCACGGCGGGGGCCTGA
- a CDS encoding LacI family DNA-binding transcriptional regulator, with translation MGSKVSIRDVAAAAGVSVTTVSHVLNNKSGTRVSPETRERVESAARQLGYAANGLARGLRLQRSHTLGLLSDVIATTPHAGRIILGAQETASARGWVLMLLTTGGDPQVERREIQALAQHRVDGVLYATMYHRVVQVPDELGPMPVVLLDAASTDPSLPSVVPDEIGGGRVAVRELLNRGHRRIGFVTNVDDIPATRGRLLGYQEALREAGVPYRPDLVLAEVSDTLGGYRAARELLTRPRRPTALFCFNDRMAMGAYRAAAELGLRIPDDLSVIGFDNQELIADGLHPGLTTVALPHYEMGAWAVETMVELLNQPKGARRRAARQVVMPCPLVTRASVAAPPG, from the coding sequence ATGGGATCCAAGGTGAGCATCCGGGACGTGGCCGCGGCCGCGGGCGTCTCGGTGACCACGGTGTCCCACGTGCTCAACAACAAGTCCGGCACCCGGGTCAGTCCGGAGACCCGCGAACGCGTCGAGTCGGCGGCCCGACAGCTCGGCTACGCGGCCAACGGGCTGGCCCGGGGGCTGCGGCTGCAACGTTCGCACACCCTCGGCCTGCTCAGCGACGTCATCGCCACCACCCCGCACGCCGGCCGGATCATCCTCGGCGCGCAGGAGACCGCCTCGGCCCGCGGCTGGGTGCTCATGCTGCTCACCACCGGCGGCGACCCGCAGGTCGAGCGGCGGGAGATCCAGGCGCTGGCGCAGCACCGGGTCGACGGGGTGCTCTACGCGACCATGTACCACCGGGTCGTACAGGTCCCCGACGAGCTGGGGCCGATGCCGGTGGTGCTGCTCGACGCCGCCAGCACCGACCCCAGCCTGCCCTCGGTGGTGCCGGACGAGATCGGTGGCGGCCGGGTCGCCGTCCGGGAACTGCTCAACCGGGGGCACCGGCGGATCGGCTTCGTGACCAACGTCGACGACATCCCCGCCACCCGCGGCCGCCTGCTGGGCTACCAGGAGGCGCTGCGGGAGGCTGGGGTGCCCTACCGGCCGGACCTGGTGCTCGCCGAGGTCTCCGACACCCTCGGCGGCTACCGGGCGGCCCGGGAACTGCTGACCCGCCCGCGGCGGCCGACCGCCCTGTTCTGCTTCAACGACCGGATGGCGATGGGCGCCTACCGGGCGGCGGCCGAACTCGGCCTGCGGATCCCCGACGACCTGTCGGTGATCGGCTTCGACAACCAGGAGCTCATCGCGGACGGGCTGCACCCCGGCCTGACCACGGTGGCCCTGCCGCACTACGAGATGGGCGCCTGGGCCGTGGAGACCATGGTCGAGCTGCTCAACCAGCCCAAGGGGGCGCGACGGCGCGCCGCGCGGCAGGTCGTCATGCCGTGCCCGCTGGTCACGCGCGCGTCGGTCGCCGCCCCACCCGGCTGA
- a CDS encoding glycoside hydrolase family 172 protein → MSFWRPTSPLAGLTRVKAGRSKRESSWDRTGGNRDFAVVPPGETHVLADITGTGVIEHIWLTTRCYSEKYLRKLVIEMYWDGEENPSVRSPLGDFFGVGHATCTHYVSLPLSMVFGPRRGPKGPFAAAMNSYFPMPFGTSAKIVIRNESDMPIENLFYYVDYDLTDEAKPDDVAYFHAYYRQEKPCTPVPNGLAPGEVPAPWDLPGVNLTGEDNYVILDAEGGAGHYVGCVLSIDNHNASNQPYTWPGEGDDMIFIDGEQWPPSLHGTGTEDYFNAAWGFPSGAYAGPYHGISLASSPQEHFGLWSMYRFHIEDPVRFSKSIKVTIEHGHANDQGNDFSSVAYWYQHHPHKPLPELPPVAERLPRRWPEHGLWDE, encoded by the coding sequence ATGTCGTTCTGGCGCCCCACCAGCCCGCTGGCGGGCCTCACCCGGGTCAAGGCCGGTCGCTCCAAGCGCGAGTCGAGCTGGGACCGCACCGGCGGGAACCGCGACTTCGCCGTCGTGCCGCCGGGCGAGACCCACGTGCTGGCCGACATCACCGGCACCGGCGTGATCGAGCACATCTGGCTGACCACCCGCTGCTACTCCGAGAAGTACCTGCGCAAGCTGGTCATCGAGATGTACTGGGACGGCGAGGAGAACCCGAGCGTCCGCAGCCCGCTCGGCGACTTCTTCGGCGTCGGGCACGCCACCTGCACGCACTACGTGTCGCTGCCGCTGAGCATGGTGTTCGGCCCGCGTCGCGGCCCGAAGGGCCCGTTCGCCGCCGCGATGAACTCGTACTTCCCGATGCCGTTCGGCACGAGCGCGAAGATCGTCATCCGCAACGAGTCGGACATGCCGATCGAGAACCTGTTCTACTACGTCGACTACGACCTGACCGACGAGGCGAAGCCGGACGACGTGGCGTACTTCCACGCGTACTACCGGCAGGAGAAGCCCTGCACCCCGGTGCCGAACGGCCTCGCTCCCGGTGAGGTGCCGGCGCCGTGGGACCTGCCGGGGGTCAACCTGACCGGCGAGGACAACTACGTCATCCTCGACGCCGAGGGCGGGGCGGGCCACTACGTCGGCTGCGTGCTGAGCATCGACAACCACAACGCCTCCAACCAGCCGTACACCTGGCCGGGCGAGGGCGACGACATGATCTTCATCGACGGGGAGCAGTGGCCGCCGTCGCTGCACGGCACCGGCACCGAGGACTACTTCAACGCGGCGTGGGGCTTCCCCAGCGGCGCGTACGCCGGGCCGTACCACGGCATCAGCCTGGCCAGCAGCCCGCAGGAGCACTTCGGCCTGTGGAGCATGTACCGGTTCCACATCGAGGACCCGGTGCGCTTCTCGAAGTCCATCAAGGTGACGATCGAGCACGGGCACGCCAACGACCAGGGCAACGACTTCTCCTCGGTGGCGTACTGGTACCAGCACCACCCGCACAAGCCGCTGCCGGAGCTGCCGCCGGTGGCCGAGCGGCTGCCGCGCCGCTGGCCCGAGCACGGCCTGTGGGACGAGTGA
- a CDS encoding carbohydrate ABC transporter permease, protein MSHLLAARVRTGLLWAAAVAVVVVYGFPFVYLVLTSFKPAVDAIAVPPTVLPQRFTLDNYLTALNRPGVTASFINSVSTAVIATLLSMALAIPAAWGITRYRTRAGRLLMAGSLLVRMAPAVAIGIPLVTILGAAGLTDTPTGLALAQTTVALPLSIWLLASFFEGMPREIEEAALVDGCGRFTALLRVILPVVSGGLAVTAIFAFLASWNEFLFALLLTSVRAQTTPIAIANFQSQFGLDWGPMTALATLYSVPAVVLTLLLQRRIVAGLSLGAVKG, encoded by the coding sequence ATGTCGCACCTGCTCGCCGCGCGGGTCAGGACCGGGCTGCTCTGGGCCGCCGCCGTCGCCGTCGTGGTGGTCTACGGCTTCCCCTTCGTCTACCTGGTGCTCACCTCGTTCAAGCCGGCCGTCGACGCCATCGCGGTGCCGCCGACCGTGCTGCCGCAGCGGTTCACCCTGGACAACTACCTCACCGCGCTCAACCGGCCCGGCGTCACCGCCTCGTTCATCAACAGCGTCAGCACGGCCGTCATCGCCACGCTGCTGTCGATGGCCCTGGCGATCCCGGCCGCCTGGGGGATCACCCGCTACCGGACCCGCGCCGGGCGGCTGCTGATGGCCGGCTCGCTGCTGGTCCGGATGGCTCCGGCCGTGGCGATCGGCATCCCGCTGGTCACCATCCTCGGCGCGGCCGGGCTCACCGACACCCCGACCGGGCTGGCGCTGGCCCAGACAACGGTGGCGCTGCCGCTGTCGATCTGGCTGCTGGCCAGCTTCTTCGAGGGGATGCCCCGGGAGATCGAGGAGGCCGCCCTGGTCGACGGCTGCGGCCGGTTCACCGCCCTGCTGCGGGTGATCCTGCCGGTGGTATCCGGCGGACTGGCGGTCACCGCCATCTTCGCCTTCCTCGCCTCCTGGAACGAGTTCCTCTTCGCCCTGCTGCTCACCTCGGTACGGGCACAGACCACCCCGATCGCGATCGCCAACTTCCAGAGCCAGTTCGGCCTGGACTGGGGCCCGATGACGGCCCTGGCGACCCTCTACTCCGTACCCGCGGTGGTGCTGACGCTGCTGCTGCAGCGCCGCATCGTCGCCGGGCTCAGCCTCGGCGCGGTCAAGGGCTGA
- a CDS encoding carbohydrate ABC transporter permease gives MSPTAQAAPPRSAPRTPAPTGGRRARRGLSDAGYATLLAAPAAVVLLALVGWPLVKLVVDSLYTGSGLGDGRSFAGVDNYLTALTDPGIRAAAGRTLAYTLIVVSAELVLGLAVALLFHRLGPKARILQTLFLYPLMIAPVVAGLLWRFLMIDNVGIVNELLTRVGILDNPGDVSWLSDPDLVLFSVALPDIWLTTSFMTLVLYAGLQAIPPDLYEAARLDGARGLRLLVSVTLPLLRPVIAVALIIRGVDAARAFDVILIQTDGGPQSASETLSLTIYRTMVSYNDPGTAAATSTLFMIVMMVVAMVAVLTIWRPGKES, from the coding sequence GTGAGCCCGACAGCGCAGGCGGCACCACCGCGGAGCGCCCCGCGTACCCCGGCCCCGACCGGTGGGCGACGGGCCCGCCGCGGGCTGTCGGACGCCGGGTACGCGACCCTGCTCGCCGCGCCGGCCGCGGTGGTGCTGCTGGCGCTGGTCGGCTGGCCGCTGGTCAAGCTGGTGGTCGACAGCCTCTACACCGGGTCCGGGCTCGGCGACGGACGCAGCTTCGCCGGGGTGGACAACTACCTCACCGCGCTGACCGACCCGGGGATCCGGGCGGCGGCCGGGCGGACGCTGGCGTACACCCTGATCGTGGTCAGCGCCGAGCTGGTGCTCGGCCTGGCGGTGGCGCTGCTGTTCCACCGGCTCGGCCCGAAGGCCCGGATCCTCCAGACGCTGTTCCTCTATCCGCTGATGATCGCGCCGGTGGTCGCCGGCCTGCTCTGGCGGTTCCTGATGATCGACAACGTGGGCATCGTCAACGAGCTGCTCACCCGGGTCGGCATCCTCGACAACCCGGGCGACGTCTCCTGGCTCAGCGACCCGGACCTGGTGCTCTTCTCGGTCGCCCTGCCGGACATCTGGCTCACCACCTCGTTCATGACCCTGGTCCTCTACGCCGGCCTCCAGGCCATCCCGCCGGACCTGTACGAGGCCGCCCGCCTCGACGGCGCCCGCGGACTGCGGCTCCTGGTCAGCGTGACCCTGCCGCTGCTGCGGCCGGTGATCGCGGTGGCGCTGATCATCCGGGGAGTGGACGCCGCCCGGGCGTTCGACGTGATCCTCATCCAGACCGACGGTGGGCCGCAGTCGGCGTCGGAGACGTTGAGCCTGACCATCTACAGGACGATGGTCAGCTACAACGACCCCGGCACGGCCGCCGCCACCAGCACCCTGTTCATGATCGTGATGATGGTGGTCGCGATGGTCGCGGTGCTGACCATCTGGCGACCGGGCAAGGAGTCCTGA
- a CDS encoding ABC transporter substrate-binding protein, translated as MASRATTSGWPRRGFLGLGVGAGAAALLGTTGCGAGGSTAAGGSGDDKTLTVACEGGGKIELQPVADKFKQDTGTTVTLVELPYDGLFNRLTSELSGNRASFDVCAVDAVWIPLLAGKLAPLDDLFTAEVKNDLFPALVQEAQSGGKFIGMPVWTNSEILFYRKDLFEDPKEKAAFEKKYGYPLAPPTTWQQFTDIAVFFTRPGQKLYGTDVKGAVETEWLAHVLQAGSPGVVLDDSGNVIVDNAQHLAALTFYADLNNKHKVAPAGAAQTDWSAAQNLFNQGQTAMTRFWAHAYRQIPADAKVAGKVGAAPMIGGTAGVAGIPGPWYLSAPQGGAKADLAKQFIKAAYDNNALSIETSLGLAARKSAYQSYAEKPGFESFGPLLSTLNASATRPRPASPHWQRIVDSVLVPTIQKALTPGADYAALLKAARTQIEGIVK; from the coding sequence ATGGCATCTCGCGCGACAACCAGCGGCTGGCCCCGCCGTGGCTTCCTCGGCCTGGGCGTCGGCGCCGGCGCGGCGGCGCTGCTCGGCACGACCGGCTGCGGCGCCGGTGGCAGCACCGCCGCCGGCGGCTCCGGCGACGACAAGACCCTCACCGTCGCCTGCGAGGGCGGCGGCAAGATCGAGCTCCAGCCCGTGGCCGACAAGTTCAAGCAGGACACCGGCACCACCGTCACCCTGGTCGAGCTCCCCTACGACGGGCTGTTCAACCGGCTGACCAGCGAGCTGTCCGGCAACCGCGCGTCGTTCGACGTGTGCGCCGTCGACGCAGTCTGGATCCCGTTGCTGGCCGGTAAGCTCGCCCCGCTCGACGACCTGTTCACCGCCGAGGTGAAGAACGACCTGTTCCCGGCGCTGGTCCAGGAGGCGCAGTCCGGCGGCAAGTTCATCGGCATGCCGGTCTGGACCAACAGCGAGATCCTGTTCTACCGCAAGGACCTCTTCGAGGACCCCAAGGAGAAGGCCGCCTTCGAGAAGAAGTACGGCTACCCCCTCGCCCCGCCCACCACCTGGCAGCAGTTCACCGACATCGCCGTCTTCTTCACCCGGCCCGGCCAGAAGCTCTACGGCACCGACGTCAAGGGCGCGGTGGAGACCGAGTGGCTGGCCCACGTGCTCCAGGCCGGCTCCCCCGGCGTGGTCCTCGACGACAGCGGCAACGTCATCGTCGACAACGCCCAGCACCTGGCCGCGCTGACCTTCTACGCAGACCTCAACAACAAGCACAAGGTCGCCCCGGCCGGCGCCGCGCAGACCGACTGGAGCGCCGCGCAGAACCTGTTCAACCAGGGCCAGACCGCGATGACCCGGTTCTGGGCGCACGCGTACCGGCAGATTCCCGCCGACGCCAAGGTGGCCGGCAAGGTCGGCGCCGCGCCGATGATCGGCGGCACCGCCGGGGTCGCCGGCATCCCCGGGCCGTGGTACCTGTCCGCCCCGCAGGGCGGCGCCAAGGCCGACCTGGCCAAGCAGTTCATCAAGGCCGCCTACGACAACAACGCGCTGAGCATCGAGACCAGCCTCGGCCTGGCCGCCCGCAAGTCCGCCTACCAGTCGTACGCGGAAAAGCCCGGCTTCGAGTCGTTCGGTCCGCTGCTGTCCACCCTCAACGCGAGCGCCACCCGGCCGCGCCCGGCCAGCCCGCACTGGCAGCGGATCGTCGACAGCGTGCTGGTGCCCACGATCCAGAAGGCACTCACCCCGGGCGCGGACTACGCCGCCCTGCTCAAGGCCGCCCGCACCCAGATCGAGGGCATCGTCAAGTGA
- a CDS encoding LacI family DNA-binding transcriptional regulator, which produces MTSERPTRPSQQDVARLAGVSRTTVSFVVNGVTGVAIPAATRAKVWAAVEQLGFRPNELARGLRSRRSGVLGLVTDAIATTPYAVGIIAGAQEAAARHGRTLLIVDTDSGAGSLLDAAAAMTRWQVEGLMLATDHHREVSLDGEVAGLPPTVLVDCVEADGRLPALVPDERQGGRLATDTLLAAGHRRIGLVNGPPDYPASAGRLAGWRDALAGAGVEVDQRLIRVGDWWQESGHTGAAALLDLPEPPTALFCANDWMAMGAYDLLRERGLRVPGDVAVIGFDNREEIAAHLRPALTTVALPYREMGRRAVEHLVGATPLPPGATRLPCPLVSRASV; this is translated from the coding sequence GTGACGAGTGAGCGCCCGACCCGACCGTCACAGCAGGACGTGGCCCGGCTGGCCGGCGTGTCCCGGACGACCGTCTCGTTCGTGGTCAACGGCGTCACCGGCGTGGCCATCCCGGCGGCCACCCGGGCCAAGGTGTGGGCGGCCGTGGAACAGCTCGGCTTCCGGCCGAACGAGCTGGCCCGGGGTCTGCGCTCCCGGCGCAGCGGCGTACTCGGCCTGGTCACCGACGCGATCGCCACCACCCCGTACGCGGTGGGCATCATCGCCGGCGCGCAGGAGGCCGCGGCGCGGCACGGTCGCACCCTGCTCATCGTGGACACCGACAGTGGCGCCGGCTCGCTGCTGGACGCCGCCGCCGCGATGACCCGCTGGCAGGTCGAGGGGCTGATGCTGGCCACCGATCACCACCGTGAGGTGTCCCTCGACGGCGAGGTGGCCGGGTTGCCGCCGACCGTGCTGGTGGACTGCGTCGAGGCCGACGGCCGGCTGCCGGCGCTGGTGCCCGACGAGCGGCAGGGCGGGCGGCTCGCCACCGACACCCTGCTCGCGGCGGGACACCGGCGGATCGGCCTGGTCAACGGCCCGCCGGACTACCCGGCCTCGGCGGGCCGACTGGCCGGCTGGCGGGACGCGCTGGCCGGGGCGGGCGTCGAGGTCGACCAGCGGCTGATCCGTGTCGGTGACTGGTGGCAGGAGTCCGGCCACACCGGGGCCGCCGCGCTGCTGGACCTGCCCGAGCCACCGACGGCGCTGTTCTGCGCCAACGACTGGATGGCGATGGGCGCGTACGACCTGCTGCGCGAGCGCGGTCTACGGGTGCCGGGGGACGTCGCGGTGATCGGTTTCGACAACCGCGAGGAGATCGCGGCCCACCTGCGACCGGCCCTGACCACGGTGGCCCTGCCCTACCGCGAGATGGGCCGGCGGGCGGTCGAACATCTGGTCGGTGCGACCCCGCTGCCGCCCGGCGCGACCCGGCTGCCCTGCCCGCTGGTCTCCCGCGCCTCGGTCTGA